The region atttaacgatataaTATACTTCAATGCGTTTCGCAATACGTTACATTAAACAATTGTAATCTTAGTgacattaatatcaattatattggCAAAATGCTAGTTTTCTAAATTAACAGAGAATATTGCtctctcaattttttattacaaactaagtttatgaatatttttgtcttaAGCTTAAATCTGTACTTTCAAACGactcttaaaataaatataatctacctagaaattaattaaaaatttattaattgtattattgataaaaacaaCAATTACCTGGTGTCCCAGATCATAAGTTTTTGATCGTCAGCAACCGAACCAAATAATGATTCATGTAGCAGATGCCAAGCGACGTCTTCGACCACGGCTGTGTGCCCTGTAAATATAGTTTTCGCATCGATAACACGATTTTCCTTCGGTGTGGCATTAATATCCCACAAACAAATTGTGTGATCATCAGACGCGCTAAGTAAATATCCATTGAGATTCGGATTCCATGAAAGTCCGTAGCCTTCCTTTTGATGTCCTCGCAATCTGCAATAACATTTagataaatacaataaatacaataacaattatacTGATATAAGTATGATCTGCTCCATCTATTTATATCTGTTTAACATATCATCGCCCAAGTACCTCAAATCCGGATGGCATTCCCCATTGGGATCTGGCTTACTGGGATGTTTAGTATAATCAAATACCAGTACATCACTGGAGGGGGTCTTTGTCGCGATCACGCATGGATTTTGCGGCATGAATCGTGCTCTATTGACTTCACCCTCGTGGTTAATCTTGATCTCGATCTCGATCTTTCCACTCACAGAACCGAACCCACCAAATTCACCCTTTTCATTGTCGTAATGAGAAGCATCGAATTGCGCGTCCTCATTTGGCAGCTGAACGCTAGCGATGAGCAAATGATTTTGTTCGTCGGAGGTGTGAGTGCCCAGAATTAACCTGTGGATTGAATAATCCTTTCCCTCCGGTCTAGTGACATCAGGCAGCCATTGAGCGGTTAAAGACGGCCACTCCAAAGCATGTGTCATCACAAGATCGTAGAGGAATGGTGTATTCTTCTTCCATATTTTGTACTCCTCATTGATAATACGTTCTTCTACGGCGTCGTCAAAGCCCTCTGAACAAACAGCGGCGCTTAAATTTTCATTCCTCTCGCATGACATTGCTACATCTTACAAAATAcacgaataaaagaaatatgagataatataaattcaattattaaacGAGACATgttataaatcatttaatatatatgtgtatatatataaacaatcgATGAGACACGACggacgaaaaaaaatatcaaatggaTTAGAAGGTGAAAATGTAATATCGGTAAAAATGACGAGTTTCTCAAAAGTTTTCAAACGTGAAAGGCACACGATTGATCTTTTCGACCGGTTGCACAGTTTTTAAGAAATAGGATTTTgcatatgattataaaaactTGTGTACCAATTAGGATAAGAGTCTATAACAATCACCtgttgtatacatatatctcgGTCGAACCCTTTTAATATCACCTGTTATAGTTGTTACatcaatataatttgattCGTC is a window of Temnothorax longispinosus isolate EJ_2023e chromosome 1, Tlon_JGU_v1, whole genome shotgun sequence DNA encoding:
- the Caf1-55 gene encoding chromatin assembly factor 1 p55 subunit isoform X2 → MMADKDGEGFDDAVEERIINEEYKIWKKNTPFLYDLVMTHALEWPSLTAQWLPDVTRPEGKDYSIHRLILGTHTSDEQNHLLIASVQLPNEDAQFDASHYDNEKGEFGGFGSVSGKIEIEIKINHEGEVNRARFMPQNPCVIATKTPSSDVLVFDYTKHPSKPDPNGECHPDLRLRGHQKEGYGLSWNPNLNGYLLSASDDHTICLWDINATPKENRVIDAKTIFTGHTAVVEDVAWHLLHESLFGSVADDQKLMIWDTRCNNTSKPSHTVDAHTAEVNCLSFNPYSEFILATGSADKTVALWDLRNLKLKLHSFESHKDEIFQVQWSPHNETILASSGTDRRLHVWDLSKIGEEQSSEDAEDGPPELLFIHGGHTAKISDFSWNPNEPWVICSVSEDNIMQVWQMAENIYNDEEPETPGSEIETGGS
- the Caf1-55 gene encoding chromatin assembly factor 1 p55 subunit isoform X1, which codes for MMADKDGDVAMSCERNENLSAAVCSEGFDDAVEERIINEEYKIWKKNTPFLYDLVMTHALEWPSLTAQWLPDVTRPEGKDYSIHRLILGTHTSDEQNHLLIASVQLPNEDAQFDASHYDNEKGEFGGFGSVSGKIEIEIKINHEGEVNRARFMPQNPCVIATKTPSSDVLVFDYTKHPSKPDPNGECHPDLRLRGHQKEGYGLSWNPNLNGYLLSASDDHTICLWDINATPKENRVIDAKTIFTGHTAVVEDVAWHLLHESLFGSVADDQKLMIWDTRCNNTSKPSHTVDAHTAEVNCLSFNPYSEFILATGSADKTVALWDLRNLKLKLHSFESHKDEIFQVQWSPHNETILASSGTDRRLHVWDLSKIGEEQSSEDAEDGPPELLFIHGGHTAKISDFSWNPNEPWVICSVSEDNIMQVWQMAENIYNDEEPETPGSEIETGGS